The nucleotide window tatcttatttctcatttatctttgttCCCTTCTTGTCTTTAAAAcctatttttatctctttacCCTATGTGTCTTTCAAATGACTCTTACCTTTGTTATTGCTATCTAATAATAATAGTTTAAGATgctaattcaaaagaaaaagtatgttgGGCTATGTCTACCCCTACTTCTAATTCTTAAGCTGGTCCCGCTATGAGGTAGGTAATTTGACATTCGCTTTTATGATAGCACTAGAATCTCCACTATTAGGGATTAGTACCTTATTTTATAGAAGCAAACTATTTCAGTACTGATAAGTTTGGAAATATGGGGATGTTCTCAGTTTTATAATTAGATTAGGAGGGTTTTGTTTCAGAAAGATTGCTTATGCAAACAGGAAGAGTTACAATAAGGATGACATTTATCgatcatttactatgtgccagacattataCTAAACTATAACACATACTTAATCTCCTTTAATACAGCAATTTAATGAAGTTTAAGTGCTGTTTTGACCTCTGTTTTATAAGTGGGATATGAAAGgtcaaaaaagttaaattaacttCCAAGTTTGCCTAGACATTAAATAATTTCATACCCAGGTCTTAGCTTCTAATATTTATGCGTTTTCTGCCATTCTATGCAGTTcattttacatacacacataacagCCTAAGCTGCAGTGCTTTAGAAGGGGAATCCTTTCATAAGCTGCTATTGCAAGATTTGAGAAAAATCTCAATCTTAActaaattctgaaataaattagTGTTGATTAGTGTAGCTTAAATTAACATTTCCTGTTTGCTTTTTCACAGACTGAAGGAGCTGGACTTGCTACCTGTATAGAACTGTGTGTAAAAGCTCTTCGCTTGGAGTCTACAGAAAATACTGAAGTGAAAATATCTATTTGCAAGACCATTTCATGTTTGTTGCCTGATGATCTGGAAGTAAAACGTGCTTGTCAACTGAGTGAATTTCTTATTGAGCCTACAGTAGATGCGTATTATGCTGTGGAAATGTTGTATAATCAGCCAGACCAGAAATATGATGAAGAGAATCTTCCAATACCAAATTCTCTACGCTGTGAGCTGTTACTTGTATTGAAAACTCAGTGGCCCTTTGATCCAGAATTCTGGGATTGGAAAACCTTGAAACGACAATGCCTTGCATTAATGGGGGAAGAAGCATCCATTGTGTCTTCAATAGATGAACTGAATGACAGTGAAGTATATGAAAAAGTAGACTACCAAGAAGAGAGTAAAGAAACTTCTATGAATGGACTTTCTGGTGGAGTTGGTGCTAATTCTGGCCTTCTTAAAGACATTGGTGATGAAAagcagaagaagagagagataaaACAGTTAAGAGAGAGGGGATTTATATCTGCTAGGTTTAGGAATTGGCAAGCCTACATGCAGTATTGTGTGTTGTGTGACAAAGAATTCCTTGGTCACAGAATAGTACGACATGCTCAGAAACATTACAAAGATGGAATTTATAGTTGCCCCATATGTGCAAAGAACTTTAATTCTAAAGAAACTTTTGTCCCTCATGTCACACTGCATGTTAAACAATCTAGTAAAGAGAGACTAGCAGCTATGAAACCATTAAGAAGATTGGGAAGGCCTCCAAAGATCACAACTGCCAATGAAAATCAGAAGACTAATACTGTGGCTAAACAAGAGCAGCGACCTATAAAAAAGAATAGTCTCTATTCAACAGATTTTATAGTGTTTAATGACAATGATGGTTCAGACGATGAGAATGATGACAAAGATAAATCCTATGAGCCAGAAGTGATTCCAGTCCAGAAACCAGTACCTGTTAATGAATTTAATTGCCCTGTAACTTTTTGTAAAAAGGGctttaagtactttaaaaatttaattgctCATGTAAAGGGGCATAAAGATAATGAAGATGCTAAGCGCTTTCTTGAAATGCAGAGCAAAAAAGTTATTTGCCAGTACTGTAGGCGGCATTTTGTGAGTGTTACTCATCTCAATGATCACTTACAGATGCACTGTGGCAGTAAACCATATATCTGTATACAGATGAAATGTAAAGCTGGTTTTAATAGTTATGCCGAGCTTTTAACCCACCGAAAGGAGCATCAAGTCTTTAGAGCAAAATGTATGTTTCCTAAATGTGGAAGAATTTTTTCAGAAGCTTATTTACTGTATGATCATGAAGCACAACATTATAATACGTACACTTGCAAGTTCACAGGTTGTGGCAAAGTTTATCGTTCTCAGGGTGAGCTGGAAAAGCATCTGGATGATCACAGCACTCCTCCTGAAAAAGTGCTGCCTCCTGAAGCCCAACTTAATTCATCTGGAGATTCCATTCAGCCTTCTGAAGTGAATCAGAACACAGCAGAGAATACTGAGAAAGAAAGATCTGTGCTTCCTTCAGAAAATAACATTGAAAACAGCTTACTAGCAGATAGAAGTGATGCTTGGGATAAAAGCAAAGCAGAATCAACTGTGACCAAACAAGACCAGATTTCTGCCTCTGAGCTCAGGCAAGTTAATGGACCGTTGTCAAATGGTTTGGAAAACTCTGCTACTACTCCTCTGCTTCAATCCAGTGAAGTAGCTGTGTCCATTAAGGTGTCTCTCAATCAGGGGATTGAGGATAACTTTGGAAAGCAAGAAAACTCAACTGTGGAAGGCAATGGTGAATCTCTGGTTACAGACTTACATACACCAGTTGAAGATACTTGTAATGATTTATGTCATCCAGGTTTCCAGGAGAGAAAAGAACAAGATTGCTTTAATGAAGCCCAGGTTACTCAGAATTCTTTAGTAAATTCAGAAACTCTCAAAATAGGTGACCTTACCCCACAAAACTTAGAAAGACAAGTGAACAACTTGATGACATTTTCTGTGCAAAATCAGGCAGGATTTCAAAACAATTTACCAACTTCCAAATTTGAATGTGGAGATAATGTTAAAACATCATCCAATCTTTATAATTTGCCTCTTAAGACATTAGAAAGTATTGCGTTTGTTCCGCCACAGCCCAATCTAAGTAATTCATTAGGAACCCCATCAGTGCCTCCAAAAGCTCCAGTTCAGAAATTCAGCTGCCAGGTCGAGGGATGTACTCGAACCTATAACTCTTCACAGAGTATTGGGAAACACATGAAGACAGCACACCCTGACCAATATGCTGCATTTAAAATGCAgcgcaaaaataaaaaaggtcagAAAGCTAACAACTTAAATACACCAAATAATGgaaagtttgtttattttttgccatcACCGGTGAACAGCtcaaataatgcattttttacaTCACAGACCAAAGCCAATGGGAATCCTACTTGTTCGGCCCAGTTGCAGCATGTCTCGCCTCCCATTTTTCCAGCTCATTTAGCAAGTGTGTCAACTCCATTGTTGTCCTCAATGGAAAGTGTCATAAATCCAAATATAACTTCTCAGGATAAAAATGAACAAGGTGGTATGTTATGTTCCCAAATGGAAAATTTACCTAATACTGCCTTGCCAGCACAAATGGAAGATCTAACCAAAACAGTTCTGCCTTTGAATATTGACAGTGGCTCAgatcctttccttcctttaccTGCAGAAAGTAGTTCAATGTCTCTCTTCCCTTCACCAGCAGATAGTGGGACTAATTCTGTTTTTTCCCAActggaaaataatacaaatcatTATTCCTCACAGATGGAAGGAAACACTAATTCCTCCTTTCTAAAGGGGGGTAATGGTGAAAATGCAGTTTTTCCTTCACAAGTGAATGTTGCAGATAACTTCAGTAGCACCAATGACCAACAGTCTGCacctgaaaaagttaaaaaagaccGTGGGCGGGGCCcaaatgggaaggaaagaaaacctaAGCACAACAAAAGGGCTAAATGGCCTGCAATTATCAGAGATGGGAAATTTATCTGTAGCAGATGTTACAGGGCTTTTACTAATCCCAGATCACTGGGTGGGCACTTATCCAAGCGATCTTACTGTAAACCACTGGATGGAGCCGAAATTGCTCAAGAACTTCTACAGAGTAATGGACAGCCTTCTCTTCTTGCCAGCATGATTCTCTCCACAAATGCAGTAAATTTGCAGCAGCCACAACAATCTACCTTCAATCCAGAAGCATGCTTTAAAGATCCATCATTTCTACAGCTGCTTGCTGCTGAAAATCGCTCGCCAACATTTTTACCAAATACATTTCCTCGACCTGGCGTGACTAACTTTAATACCAGTGTCAGTCAAGAAGGTAGTGAAATTATTAAACAGGCTTTGGAAACTGCTGGCATTCCCAGTACATTTGAGGGTGCCGAGATGCTTTCTCATGTTTCAACAGGTTGTGTCTCTGATACACCACAAGTAAATGCAACAGTGATGCCAAATCCAACTGTGCCACCCCTGTTGCAGACTGTATGCCATCCAAACACCTTGCTGACCAACCAGAATAGGACATCAAACTCCAAAACTTCCTCCATTGAGGAATGTAGCAGCTTGCCTGTTTTTCCAACGAATGACTTACTACTGAAGACTGTTGAAAATGGTTTGTGCTCTAGTTCATTTCCTAATTCTGGTGGGCCATCACAAAATTTTACCAGTAACAGTTCTCGTGTTTCTGTTATAAGTGGTCCTCAGAACACAAGATCcagtcatttaaataaaaagggaaacagtgcttctaagagaagaaagaaagttgCTCCTCCACTAATTGCACCTAATTCTTCCCAAAACTTGGTAACAAGTGACTTAACAACAATCGGACTCATAGCAAAGAGTGTTGAAATCCCAACTACTAACCTTCACTCAAATGTAATTCCAAGTTGTGAACCTCAGAGTTTGGTGGAAAATCTAACACAGAAGTTAAATAATGTTAACAATCAGTTATTTATGACTGatgtaaaagagaattttaaaaccagTATTGAGTCCCATACAGTGTTAGCCCCTTTaacattaaaaactgaaaatggtgATTCCCAAATGATGGCTTTGAATTCATGCACAACTTCAATAAATTCTGATTTGCAGATTTCTGAAGACAATGTTATACAAAACTTTGAGAAGACTCTTGAAATTATTAAAACTGCTATGAATTCTCAAATACTTGAGGTAAAAAGTGGATCTCAGGGTGCTGGTGAAACATCACAAAATGctcaaataaattataacattcaGCTTCCTTCAGTAAACACTGTGCAAAATAACAAATTACCTGATTCTTCTGAGTTTTCCTCCTTTATAAGCGTCATACCAACAAAAAGTAACATTCCTCAGTCTGACGTATCACATAAGGAGGATCAAATACAGGAAATTTTAGAAGGCTTACagaaactaaaattagaaaatgaccTGTCCCCTCCAGCATCCCAGTGTGTACTGATAAATACATCAGTGACACTGACTCCCACGCCTGTTAAATCAACTGCAGATGTCACAGTTGTTCAGCCAGTTTCTGAAATGATAAACATTCAATTTAATGACAAAGTTAATAAACCCTTTGTGTGTCAAAACCAAGGCTGTAACTACAGTGCTATGACAAAGGATGCACTATTTAAGCACTATGGTAAAATTCATCAGTACACTCCAGAAATGATTCTTGAAATTAAGAAGAATCAATTGAAATTTGCTCCCTTTAAATGTGTAGTACCTACATGTACAAAAACATTTACAAGAAATTCTAACCTCCGGGCACACTGTCAATTGGTGCATCATTTTACAACTGAAGAAATggtaaagttaaaaattaaaaggcctTATGGAAGAAAATCTCAGAGTGAAAATTTGTCGGCCCCACGAAGTACACAAGTGAAAAAACAGCTAGCTAtgacagaggaaaataaaaaggaatctcAGCCTGCTTTAGAATTGAGAGCAGAGACCCAAACTACCCACAGTAATGTAGCAGTGATCCCAGAAAAACAACttgtagaaaaaaaaagccctgacAAAACAGAAAGTTCTTTACAGGTGATTACAGTTACTTCAGAACAATGTAATACAAATGCACTCACAAACATACAAACCAAAGGACGGAAAATTAGgaggcataaaaaagaaaaggaggagaaaaaacgAAAGAAGCCAGTTTCCCAATCCCTTGAGTTTCCGACAAGATACAATCCTTACAGACCTTATCGATGTGTTCACCAGGGATGCTTTGCTGCCTTTACGATACAGCAAAACTTGATTCTCCATTACCAGGCTGTACACAAATCAGATCTACCTGCATTTTCAGCAGAGGTCGAAGAGGAAAGTGAAGCTGgtaaagaaagtgaagaaactgaaactaaACAAACTTTGAAAGAATTTCGATGTCAGGTAAGTGACTGTTCTCGAATTTTCCAAGCAATTACTGGCCTAATACAACACTACATGAAACTTCATGAAATGACTCCTGAAGAAATTGAAAGTATGACTGCTTCAGTGGATGTTGGGAAATTTCCGTGTGACCAGTTAGAGTGTAAATCTTCATTTACTACATATTTGAACTA belongs to Macaca thibetana thibetana isolate TM-01 chromosome 4, ASM2454274v1, whole genome shotgun sequence and includes:
- the ZNF292 gene encoding zinc finger protein 292 isoform X1, with translation MADEEAEQERLSRGEGGCVAELQRLGEQLQELERQLRESRVPAVEAATDYCQQLCQTLLEYAEKWKTSEDPLPLLEVYTVAIQSYVKARPYLTSECENVALVLERLALSCVELLLCLPVELSDKQWEQFQSLVQVAHEKLMENGSCELHFLATLAQETGVWKNPVLCTILSQEPLDKDKVNEFLAFEGPILLDMRIKHLIKIHQLSQATALAKLCSDHPEIGTKGSFKQTYLVCLCTSSPNEKLIEEISEVDCKDALEMICNLESEGDEKSALVLCTAFLSRQLQQGDMYCAWELTLFWSKLQQRVEPSIQVYLERCRQLSLLTKTVYHIFFLIKVINSETEGAGLATCIELCVKALRLESTENTEVKISICKTISCLLPDDLEVKRACQLSEFLIEPTVDAYYAVEMLYNQPDQKYDEENLPIPNSLRCELLLVLKTQWPFDPEFWDWKTLKRQCLALMGEEASIVSSIDELNDSEVYEKVDYQEESKETSMNGLSGGVGANSGLLKDIGDEKQKKREIKQLRERGFISARFRNWQAYMQYCVLCDKEFLGHRIVRHAQKHYKDGIYSCPICAKNFNSKETFVPHVTLHVKQSSKERLAAMKPLRRLGRPPKITTANENQKTNTVAKQEQRPIKKNSLYSTDFIVFNDNDGSDDENDDKDKSYEPEVIPVQKPVPVNEFNCPVTFCKKGFKYFKNLIAHVKGHKDNEDAKRFLEMQSKKVICQYCRRHFVSVTHLNDHLQMHCGSKPYICIQMKCKAGFNSYAELLTHRKEHQVFRAKCMFPKCGRIFSEAYLLYDHEAQHYNTYTCKFTGCGKVYRSQGELEKHLDDHSTPPEKVLPPEAQLNSSGDSIQPSEVNQNTAENTEKERSVLPSENNIENSLLADRSDAWDKSKAESTVTKQDQISASELRQVNGPLSNGLENSATTPLLQSSEVAVSIKVSLNQGIEDNFGKQENSTVEGNGESLVTDLHTPVEDTCNDLCHPGFQERKEQDCFNEAQVTQNSLVNSETLKIGDLTPQNLERQVNNLMTFSVQNQAGFQNNLPTSKFECGDNVKTSSNLYNLPLKTLESIAFVPPQPNLSNSLGTPSVPPKAPVQKFSCQVEGCTRTYNSSQSIGKHMKTAHPDQYAAFKMQRKNKKGQKANNLNTPNNGKFVYFLPSPVNSSNNAFFTSQTKANGNPTCSAQLQHVSPPIFPAHLASVSTPLLSSMESVINPNITSQDKNEQGGMLCSQMENLPNTALPAQMEDLTKTVLPLNIDSGSDPFLPLPAESSSMSLFPSPADSGTNSVFSQLENNTNHYSSQMEGNTNSSFLKGGNGENAVFPSQVNVADNFSSTNDQQSAPEKVKKDRGRGPNGKERKPKHNKRAKWPAIIRDGKFICSRCYRAFTNPRSLGGHLSKRSYCKPLDGAEIAQELLQSNGQPSLLASMILSTNAVNLQQPQQSTFNPEACFKDPSFLQLLAAENRSPTFLPNTFPRPGVTNFNTSVSQEGSEIIKQALETAGIPSTFEGAEMLSHVSTGCVSDTPQVNATVMPNPTVPPLLQTVCHPNTLLTNQNRTSNSKTSSIEECSSLPVFPTNDLLLKTVENGLCSSSFPNSGGPSQNFTSNSSRVSVISGPQNTRSSHLNKKGNSASKRRKKVAPPLIAPNSSQNLVTSDLTTIGLIAKSVEIPTTNLHSNVIPSCEPQSLVENLTQKLNNVNNQLFMTDVKENFKTSIESHTVLAPLTLKTENGDSQMMALNSCTTSINSDLQISEDNVIQNFEKTLEIIKTAMNSQILEVKSGSQGAGETSQNAQINYNIQLPSVNTVQNNKLPDSSEFSSFISVIPTKSNIPQSDVSHKEDQIQEILEGLQKLKLENDLSPPASQCVLINTSVTLTPTPVKSTADVTVVQPVSEMINIQFNDKVNKPFVCQNQGCNYSAMTKDALFKHYGKIHQYTPEMILEIKKNQLKFAPFKCVVPTCTKTFTRNSNLRAHCQLVHHFTTEEMVKLKIKRPYGRKSQSENLSAPRSTQVKKQLAMTEENKKESQPALELRAETQTTHSNVAVIPEKQLVEKKSPDKTESSLQVITVTSEQCNTNALTNIQTKGRKIRRHKKEKEEKKRKKPVSQSLEFPTRYNPYRPYRCVHQGCFAAFTIQQNLILHYQAVHKSDLPAFSAEVEEESEAGKESEETETKQTLKEFRCQVSDCSRIFQAITGLIQHYMKLHEMTPEEIESMTASVDVGKFPCDQLECKSSFTTYLNYVVHLEADHGIGLRASKTEEDGVYKCDCEGCDRIYATRSNLLRHIFNKHNDKHKAHLIRPRRLTPGQENMSSKANQEKSKSKHRGTKHSRCGKEGIKMPKTKRKKKNNLENKNAKIVQIEENKPYSLKRGKHVYSIKARNDALSECTSRFVTQYPCMIKGCTSVVTSESNIIRHYKCHKLSKAFTSQHRNLLIVFKRCCNSQVKETSEQEGAKNDVKDSDTCVSESNDNSGTTATVSQKEVEKNEKDEMDELTELFITKLINEDSTSVETQAITSSNVSNDFQEDNPCQSERQKASNLKRVNKEKNVSQNKKRKVEKAEPASAAELSSVRKEEETAVAIQTTEERPASFDWSSFKPMGFEVSFLKFLEESAVKQKKNIDKDHPNTGNKKGSHSNSRKNTDKTAVTSGNHVCPCKESETFVQFANPSQLQCSDNVKIVLDKNLKDCTELVLKQLQEMKPTVSLKKLEVHSNDPDMSVVKDISIGKATGRGQY
- the ZNF292 gene encoding zinc finger protein 292 isoform X2; amino-acid sequence: MRIKHLIKIHQLSQATALAKLCSDHPEIGTKGSFKQTYLVCLCTSSPNEKLIEEISEVDCKDALEMICNLESEGDEKSALVLCTAFLSRQLQQGDMYCAWELTLFWSKLQQRVEPSIQVYLERCRQLSLLTKTVYHIFFLIKVINSETEGAGLATCIELCVKALRLESTENTEVKISICKTISCLLPDDLEVKRACQLSEFLIEPTVDAYYAVEMLYNQPDQKYDEENLPIPNSLRCELLLVLKTQWPFDPEFWDWKTLKRQCLALMGEEASIVSSIDELNDSEVYEKVDYQEESKETSMNGLSGGVGANSGLLKDIGDEKQKKREIKQLRERGFISARFRNWQAYMQYCVLCDKEFLGHRIVRHAQKHYKDGIYSCPICAKNFNSKETFVPHVTLHVKQSSKERLAAMKPLRRLGRPPKITTANENQKTNTVAKQEQRPIKKNSLYSTDFIVFNDNDGSDDENDDKDKSYEPEVIPVQKPVPVNEFNCPVTFCKKGFKYFKNLIAHVKGHKDNEDAKRFLEMQSKKVICQYCRRHFVSVTHLNDHLQMHCGSKPYICIQMKCKAGFNSYAELLTHRKEHQVFRAKCMFPKCGRIFSEAYLLYDHEAQHYNTYTCKFTGCGKVYRSQGELEKHLDDHSTPPEKVLPPEAQLNSSGDSIQPSEVNQNTAENTEKERSVLPSENNIENSLLADRSDAWDKSKAESTVTKQDQISASELRQVNGPLSNGLENSATTPLLQSSEVAVSIKVSLNQGIEDNFGKQENSTVEGNGESLVTDLHTPVEDTCNDLCHPGFQERKEQDCFNEAQVTQNSLVNSETLKIGDLTPQNLERQVNNLMTFSVQNQAGFQNNLPTSKFECGDNVKTSSNLYNLPLKTLESIAFVPPQPNLSNSLGTPSVPPKAPVQKFSCQVEGCTRTYNSSQSIGKHMKTAHPDQYAAFKMQRKNKKGQKANNLNTPNNGKFVYFLPSPVNSSNNAFFTSQTKANGNPTCSAQLQHVSPPIFPAHLASVSTPLLSSMESVINPNITSQDKNEQGGMLCSQMENLPNTALPAQMEDLTKTVLPLNIDSGSDPFLPLPAESSSMSLFPSPADSGTNSVFSQLENNTNHYSSQMEGNTNSSFLKGGNGENAVFPSQVNVADNFSSTNDQQSAPEKVKKDRGRGPNGKERKPKHNKRAKWPAIIRDGKFICSRCYRAFTNPRSLGGHLSKRSYCKPLDGAEIAQELLQSNGQPSLLASMILSTNAVNLQQPQQSTFNPEACFKDPSFLQLLAAENRSPTFLPNTFPRPGVTNFNTSVSQEGSEIIKQALETAGIPSTFEGAEMLSHVSTGCVSDTPQVNATVMPNPTVPPLLQTVCHPNTLLTNQNRTSNSKTSSIEECSSLPVFPTNDLLLKTVENGLCSSSFPNSGGPSQNFTSNSSRVSVISGPQNTRSSHLNKKGNSASKRRKKVAPPLIAPNSSQNLVTSDLTTIGLIAKSVEIPTTNLHSNVIPSCEPQSLVENLTQKLNNVNNQLFMTDVKENFKTSIESHTVLAPLTLKTENGDSQMMALNSCTTSINSDLQISEDNVIQNFEKTLEIIKTAMNSQILEVKSGSQGAGETSQNAQINYNIQLPSVNTVQNNKLPDSSEFSSFISVIPTKSNIPQSDVSHKEDQIQEILEGLQKLKLENDLSPPASQCVLINTSVTLTPTPVKSTADVTVVQPVSEMINIQFNDKVNKPFVCQNQGCNYSAMTKDALFKHYGKIHQYTPEMILEIKKNQLKFAPFKCVVPTCTKTFTRNSNLRAHCQLVHHFTTEEMVKLKIKRPYGRKSQSENLSAPRSTQVKKQLAMTEENKKESQPALELRAETQTTHSNVAVIPEKQLVEKKSPDKTESSLQVITVTSEQCNTNALTNIQTKGRKIRRHKKEKEEKKRKKPVSQSLEFPTRYNPYRPYRCVHQGCFAAFTIQQNLILHYQAVHKSDLPAFSAEVEEESEAGKESEETETKQTLKEFRCQVSDCSRIFQAITGLIQHYMKLHEMTPEEIESMTASVDVGKFPCDQLECKSSFTTYLNYVVHLEADHGIGLRASKTEEDGVYKCDCEGCDRIYATRSNLLRHIFNKHNDKHKAHLIRPRRLTPGQENMSSKANQEKSKSKHRGTKHSRCGKEGIKMPKTKRKKKNNLENKNAKIVQIEENKPYSLKRGKHVYSIKARNDALSECTSRFVTQYPCMIKGCTSVVTSESNIIRHYKCHKLSKAFTSQHRNLLIVFKRCCNSQVKETSEQEGAKNDVKDSDTCVSESNDNSGTTATVSQKEVEKNEKDEMDELTELFITKLINEDSTSVETQAITSSNVSNDFQEDNPCQSERQKASNLKRVNKEKNVSQNKKRKVEKAEPASAAELSSVRKEEETAVAIQTTEERPASFDWSSFKPMGFEVSFLKFLEESAVKQKKNIDKDHPNTGNKKGSHSNSRKNTDKTAVTSGNHVCPCKESETFVQFANPSQLQCSDNVKIVLDKNLKDCTELVLKQLQEMKPTVSLKKLEVHSNDPDMSVVKDISIGKATGRGQY